The Alnus glutinosa chromosome 7, dhAlnGlut1.1, whole genome shotgun sequence genome includes a region encoding these proteins:
- the LOC133873113 gene encoding serine/threonine-protein kinase PCRK1-like: MRLFCGIMYWCIQGAMKCFTFSSGDKKNEPKSPKSISVQSNSAFIEGEVRSSWPELNSQNASDTSTESLRRTSFPSLSQKPSNLRVFTVSELKSATKNFSRSAMIGEGGFGCVYKGLIKGAEDPSVKIEVAVKQLGKRGLQGHKEWVTEVNVLGVVEHPNLVKLVGYCAEDDERGIQRLLIYQYMPNSSVEHHLSTRSETPLPWAVRLRIAQDAARGLTYLHEEMDFQIIFRDFKSSNILLDEQWNAKLSDFGLARLGPSEGLTHVSTAVVGTLGYAAPEYIRTGRLTSKSDVWSYGVFLYELITGRRPLDRNRPKSEQKLLEWVKPFLSDVNKFQQILDPRLKGKYPLKSAQKLAIVANRCLVRHPKNRPKMSEVLEMVNRIVEASTNSGSPQLPLKSLEVVENSSDTEAKNKRRIVDLRNGEIGWFTRIWKPKLLRIR; the protein is encoded by the exons atgagattattttGTGGGATCATGTACTGGTGTATTCAAG gaGCTATGAAGTGTTTCACATTCTCTAGTGGAGACAAGAAGAACGAACCGAAGAGCCCAAAGTCAATATCGGTTCAGTCCAATTCTGCTTTTATTGAGGGTGAAGTGAGGAGTTCCTGGCCTGAATTAAATTCTCAGAATGCCTCAGACACTAGCACAGAGTCCTTAAGGAGGACCTCATTTCCTAGTTTGTCTCAAAAACCCAGCAATCTCAGAGTGTTTACAGTGTCCGAGCTGAAATCAGCCACTAAAAATTTCAGCCGCTCTGCTATGATTGGAGAGGGCGGGTTTGGGTGTGTTTATAAGGGATTGATCAAGGGAGCAGAAGATCCATCTGTAAAGATTGAAGTTGCAGTGAAACAACTTGGTAAAAGGGGATTGCAG GGGCACAAGGAATGGGTGACAGAAGTTAATGTTCTTGGGGTGGTTGAGCATCCTAACCTTGTCAAACTGGTGGGCTACTGTGCTGAGGATGATGAAAGAGGAATCCAGCGACTTCTGATATATCAATATATGCCTAATAGTAGTGTTGAACACCATTTATCCACTCGGTCAGAGACACCTCTTCCATGGGCTGTGAGATTGAGAATAGCCCAAGATGCTGCCCGTGGCTTAACATACCTACATGAAGAAATGGATTTTCAG ATCATTTTCAGGGATTTCAAATCATCTAATATCCTACTGGATGAGCAGTGGAATGCAAAGCTATCAGACTTTGGATTGGCTAGGTTGGGCCCATCAGAAGGATTAACCCATGTCTCAACAGCG GTTGTAGGAACATTGGGATATGCTGCTCCAGAATATATTCGAACTGGACGTCTCACGTCTAAGAGTGACGTATGGAGCTATGGGGTTTTCCTGTATGAACTCATCACAGGTAGGCGCCCGTTAGACCGAAATCGTCCCAAGAGTGAGCAGAAGCTCCTGGAATGGGTAAAGCCATTCCTATCAGATGTGAACAAATTCCAGCAAATATTGGACCCGAGGCTTAAAGGGAAATATCCCCTGAAGTCAGCACAAAAGCTTGCAATTGTAGCCAACCGATGCTTGGTCAGACACCCAAAGAATCGCCCGAAGATGAGTGAGGTATTGGAAATGGTGAATCGGATTGTGGAGGCATCAACGAATTCTGGAAGTCCTCAACTACCCTTGAAGAGTTTGGAAGTGGTGGAAAATTCTTCCGATACTGAAGCCAAGAATAAGAGAAGGATTGTGGATTTGAGAAATGGAGAAATTGGTTGGTTTACTCGGATATGGAAACCAAAACTCTTAAGGATACGCTGA